The genomic DNA CCCCAGAGCCCGGCGTCGAGCCCGTCGCTGTATTCGCCGCTCACCAGGAACACCTGGTGGCCGAAGAGGCGCTCGTTGGCCCAGGTGCCGGCCAGGATGAGCATGTTGGCCAGGACGACCACGGGCACGGCCAGCACCGCGAGCGACAAGCCGGCCGACACCCGGTCGAACCAGCCGTACTGGCCGATTGCGGCCAGCGCGCCGACGGCCACCCCCGCCAGGCTGCCGAAGACCAGCCCGAGCAGCACCAGCCGGGACGTCACACCGGCCCGCCGCCTGAGGTCGTCGCCGACCGGCGAGCCCGTCACACTCCTGCCGAAGTCGCCGTGCAGCACCCCGGCCGCCCAGGTGGCGTAGCGCTGGACCAGCGGCGTGCGGTCGTTGAGGTTGAGGGCGGTGAGCTGGGCGTCGACCACCGCCGCCGGCGGCTTGGGGGTGCGGTCGGCGTAGTTGGATCGCGGGTCGAGGGCGGTGGCGGCCAGCAGGTAGGCGAGGCTGGCGGCGACGGCGACGAGCACGAGGTAGTTGAGCAGCCTGCGGGCCAGGAACCCCGCCATCGTCCCCCCTCCCGCGCACGGTGCGTAGTCATATAGCTACACCATGCGCGGGGGAGGGTGCACGCAAGTGCGGGCTCAACGTCCGGAGAGTTCGTCCACCGCGGTGCGCACGTCGTCACTCGTGATCGTCGTCAGCTCGGCCGAGGTGGCGGAGCCGCCCTGCGCGGCCACGGCCGCCAGCCGCACGTCACGGCGCATGGCGGCCCGCTCGAACAGCGACCTGGCGAACCGGCCGTTGCCCAGCCCGTCGATCAGCCGTTCCTCGCAGACCCAGGTGAAGACCTCGTCCAGGTCGCGCAGCGCCGCCTCGTCGAAGCGGTCTCCCGCCTTCTCGGCCAGCAGCACCGCGATCTCCGACAGCTCGTCGGGGGTGTAGCTGGGGAAGGCGACGCGCTGGTTGAACCGGCTGGCCAGACCG from Nonomuraea muscovyensis includes the following:
- a CDS encoding ABC transporter permease, with protein sequence MAGFLARRLLNYLVLVAVAASLAYLLAATALDPRSNYADRTPKPPAAVVDAQLTALNLNDRTPLVQRYATWAAGVLHGDFGRSVTGSPVGDDLRRRAGVTSRLVLLGLVFGSLAGVAVGALAAIGQYGWFDRVSAGLSLAVLAVPVVVLANMLILAGTWANERLFGHQVFLVSGEYSDGLDAGLWGQAVDRLQHLLLPTVSLSLGLVAVFSRYQRNMMLDVLGADFVRTARAKGLSRSAALTRHALRTALIPVVTYFAFTFGVLLTGATFTEKIFGWHGLGEQLINSIFTNDVNTVAAISVLAAVAVLCAALAADLLHAALDPRVRAG